A single window of Neurospora crassa OR74A linkage group VII, whole genome shotgun sequence DNA harbors:
- a CDS encoding amino acid permease, variant has translation MSTTAAKASGSYAAGPPDILRPRSHDLGGEVASASDGDDLLNALGYKAELARTRSTWHVAFMSFVLASIPYGLATTLYYPLQNGGPVVVIWGWVIISAIILCVAASLGEITSVYPTAGGVYYQTFMIAPAKYRRVSAYICGWAYVVGNITITLAVNFGTALFFVACVNVFQNDDGSDIWQAETYQIFLVFLAITLLCNAISALGNKILPLLDTFAIVWTFVGLICILVTILVVAKEGRHSGAYAFGHFEPTSGWPKGWAFCVGLLHAGYATSSTGMIISMCEEVQRPATQVPKAMVITIVINAIGGLVFMIPLMFVLPDIAMLVALPSGQPVPTILKSAVGSSVGAICLLIPLMVLGILCGTACTTAASRCTWAFARDGAIPGARWWKEVHTGLDLPLNAMMLSMVIQILLGVIYFGSSAAFNAFSGVGVICLTISYAVPIAVSMIEKRKHVIGAKFPLGKLGWFCNIVALAWSFFAVPLFCMPAYIPVSAGTVNYAPVVFVGFTSVSLAWYITWGHKNYAGPPTEQVGEDVATMTTGAASAIPGDIKKPVPVEGSLGKKD, from the exons GGGCCGCCCGACATTCTTCGCCCGCGCAGCCACGACCTCGGTGGTGAGGTGGCCTCGGCCAGCGACGGCGATGACCTCCTCAACGCCCTCGGCTACAAGGCCGAACTAGCGCGCACCCGCTCGACGTGGCACGTCGCCTTCATGTCCTTCGTCCTCGCCTCGATTCCTTACGGTCTGGCCACCACCCTGTACTACCCGCTGCAAAACGGCGGTCCCGTCGTTGTCATCTGGGGCTGGGTCATCATCAGTGCCATCATTCTCTGCGTTGCGGCTTCTCTTGGTGAAATCACTTCGGTTTATCCTACGGCTGGCGGTGTCTACTACCAGACTTTCATGATTGCGCCCGCCAAGTACCGGAGAGTGTCAGCCTATATTTGCGGATGGGCCTATGTCGTTGGCAACATTACCATCACCTTGGCTGTGAACTTTGGTACTGCTTTGTTTTTTGTCGCTTGTGTCAATGTTTTCCAAAATGACGATGGCAGCGATATCTGGCAGGCCGAGACGTACCAGATCTTCCTGGTGTTCTTGGCCATCACTTTGCTGTGTAACGCCATCTCGGCGCTGGGCAACAAGATCCTGCCTCTTTTGGAT ACCTTCGCCATTGTCTGGACCTTTGTCGGCCTCATTTGCATCCTCGTCACTATCCTCGTCGTAGCCAAGGAAGGTCGCCACTCCGGCGCTTACGCCTTCGGCCATTTCGAGCCCACCTCCGGCTGGCCCAAGGGCTGGGCCTTCTGCGTCGGTCTCCTGCACGCCGGCTATGCCACCTCGTCGACGGGCATGATCATCTCCATGTGCGAGGAAGTCCAGCGCCCCGCCACCCAGGTGCCCAAGGCCATGGTCATCACCATCGTCATCAACGCTATCGGCGGCCTGGTCTTCATGATTCCCCTCATGTTCGTCCTCCCTGACATCGCTATGCTGGTCGCCTTGCCCTCCGGACAGCCCGTCCCCACCATCCTCAAGTCCGCGGTCGGTTCCTCGGTTGGAGCCATCTGCTTACTTATTCCCCTGATGGTCTTGGGTATCCTCTGCGGCACTGCttgcaccaccgccgcctctcGCTGCACTTGGGCGTTTGCTCGCGACGGTGCCATTCCCGGAGCCAGATGGTGGAAGGAGGTGCACACCGGTTTGGATCTGCCCCTGAACGCCATGATGTTGTCCATGGTTATCCAGATCTTGCTGGGCGTCATTTACTTTGGTTCGTCGGCGGCTTTCAATGCCTTCAGTGGCGTTGGTGTCATTTGCCTGACCATTTCGTACGCGGTGCCGATTGCCGTGTCGATGATTGAAAAGCGGAAGCATGTCATTGGCGCCAAGTTCCCGCTGGGCAAGTTGGGGTGGTTCTGCAACATCGTTGCTTTGG CCTGGTCCTTCTTCGCAGTTCCCCTCTTCTGCATGCCCGCCTACATCCCCGTCAGCGCCGGCACCGTCAACTACGCCCctgtcgtcttcgtcggctTCACCTCCGTTTCTCTGGCGTGGTATATCACCTGGGGCCACAAGAACTACGCCGGCCCGCCTACAGAGCAAGTTGGCGAGGATGTCGCGACTATGACTACAGGTGCCGCCTCGGCGATCCCTGGCGACATTAAGAAGCCGGTACCGGTTGAGGGATCCTTGGGGAAGAAGGACTGA